In one window of Deltaproteobacteria bacterium DNA:
- a CDS encoding ABC transporter permease, translating to MRFFKIALKNTLRHKLRTGLTVFGIAVAVLAFCLLRTVIHAWYAGVEASAANRLITRNATSLIFPLPLSYLTKIKQISGVTGVTYANWFGGIYIDEKNFFPQFAIEARSFFNLYPEIAIPEKELSTFLRERKACIAGRKLVNKYHWKIGEIIPLRGVIFPGNWEFVLRGVYHGTRQIVDESQFFFHWDYLNEQVKAVSPTRANQVGWYVIQLADPFNGPEIAQTIDRLFKNSLAETLTETEKAFQLGFIAMTEAIIVSIKVISLVVIFIIMIVLANTMAMTARERVAEYAVLKTLGFGGWTLFELITGESLLIALAGGVLGIGLTFPTVRVVARQLEMFFPVFRIHPATLWMALGASALVGLVAALFPVYRAVNIRIAEGLRGVD from the coding sequence ATGAGATTTTTCAAGATCGCTTTAAAAAATACCTTAAGGCACAAGCTCCGCACCGGTCTGACCGTCTTCGGTATTGCCGTGGCGGTCCTGGCCTTTTGCCTGCTTCGAACCGTCATTCATGCCTGGTATGCCGGAGTGGAAGCCTCGGCCGCCAATCGCCTGATCACCCGGAATGCCACTTCCTTGATCTTCCCTTTGCCTCTATCTTATTTGACCAAAATCAAACAGATCTCCGGTGTAACGGGGGTAACTTATGCCAACTGGTTCGGAGGGATCTATATCGATGAAAAAAACTTTTTCCCCCAGTTTGCCATAGAGGCCCGATCTTTTTTCAACCTCTACCCGGAGATTGCCATTCCGGAAAAAGAGTTGTCGACCTTCTTGCGGGAGAGAAAGGCCTGCATCGCCGGACGGAAACTGGTCAACAAATATCATTGGAAGATCGGAGAGATCATTCCTTTGCGCGGCGTTATCTTTCCGGGAAATTGGGAATTTGTGTTAAGGGGTGTCTATCATGGCACCCGGCAAATCGTCGATGAGAGTCAGTTCTTTTTCCATTGGGACTATTTGAATGAACAGGTCAAGGCCGTTTCCCCAACCCGGGCCAACCAGGTGGGCTGGTATGTCATCCAGTTAGCCGATCCTTTCAATGGCCCGGAGATAGCCCAGACCATCGACCGGCTTTTCAAGAATTCCCTGGCCGAGACCTTGACCGAAACCGAGAAAGCCTTTCAACTCGGTTTTATTGCCATGACCGAGGCCATTATCGTTTCCATCAAGGTTATCTCCCTGGTGGTCATTTTTATCATTATGATTGTCCTGGCCAATACCATGGCCATGACCGCCAGAGAGCGGGTAGCCGAATATGCCGTCTTAAAAACCCTGGGGTTCGGAGGTTGGACCCTGTTTGAGCTGATTACCGGGGAATCCCTGCTGATTGCCCTGGCTGGAGGGGTTCTGGGCATCGGCCTCACCTTCCCTACTGTCCGGGTGGTCGCCCGGCAGTTGGAGATGTTTTTTCCGGTTTTCAGGATTCATCCAGCCACCCTCTGGATGGCCCTGGGGGCCTCGGCTTTGGTAGGCCTTGTGGCCGCCCTTTTCCCGGTCTACCGGGCCGTCAACATCCGAATCGCTGAAGGGCTGAGGGGGGTCGATTAA
- a CDS encoding YIP1 family protein: protein MDIVQRVKDIILKPKETWAVIKTEQTTIKELYTSYAVILAAIPPIASFIGLSLLGISMMGVYYRSPLGMGISHAVVSYVLSMVGLYIVAQVIDALAPSFGSQKNLVNAMKVAVFSWTPSWIAGILMILPVLSPIAVLISLYSLYVFYLGLPVLMDTPKDKALGYFIITIVISIVVFILIGTISRTLFGLGRMSWM from the coding sequence ATGGACATTGTTCAAAGGGTAAAAGACATTATCTTGAAACCCAAGGAAACCTGGGCCGTAATCAAAACGGAACAGACGACCATCAAAGAACTTTACACCTCTTATGCGGTCATATTGGCAGCCATCCCACCCATAGCCTCTTTTATTGGGCTTTCTCTGCTCGGTATTTCTATGATGGGGGTTTATTACCGTTCCCCCCTGGGAATGGGGATCAGCCATGCCGTGGTTTCCTATGTCTTATCCATGGTGGGGCTCTATATCGTCGCCCAGGTTATCGATGCCCTGGCCCCCAGCTTCGGCTCCCAAAAAAATCTGGTCAACGCCATGAAGGTGGCGGTCTTTTCCTGGACCCCTTCCTGGATCGCCGGTATCCTCATGATTTTACCGGTCCTCTCTCCCATTGCCGTCCTCATCTCACTTTACAGCCTTTATGTTTTTTATTTAGGCCTGCCTGTTTTGATGGACACGCCCAAGGACAAAGCCCTGGGGTATTTTATTATCACTATCGTGATCAGCATCGTAGTATTTATACTCATCGGAACCATTTCCCGGACTCTATTCGGCCTGGGAAGAATGAGTTGGATGTAA
- the gatB gene encoding Asp-tRNA(Asn)/Glu-tRNA(Gln) amidotransferase subunit GatB, protein MPEWEAVIGLEIHAQLLTASKIFCGCSTRFGAEPNTHTCPVCLGLPGSLPVLNRKVVEYAMRMALATHCTIAPYSLFARKNYFYPDLPKGYQISQYEFPLAEKGWIDIEADGPAKRVGITRIHIEEDAGKLIHDDMRPVSYVDFNRTGVPLIEIVGEPDLRTPGEAGEYLRRLREILRYLEICDGNMEEGSFRCDANISLRPLGATGFGTKAELKNMNSFKHVENALEFEIRRQRAVLDDGGECVQETRLWDAARGVTLSMRGKEEAHDYRYFPDPDLIPLEISGDWIETVRNGLPELPEAKRRRFVSQFGLPEYDAQVLTSSKGLAHFFEECLRLHPQPKTLSNWIMVELIRELKRAEKDIEQCPVSAGNLAALLDLIQEGVISGKIAKTVFEEMFETGKSPKAIVEDRGLVQMTDSSQIQAVIEEILKANPDKIVEYKNGKTKLLGFFVGEVMKKTQGKANPKMVNEILKEKLGQ, encoded by the coding sequence ATGCCAGAATGGGAAGCGGTAATTGGCCTGGAAATTCATGCCCAATTATTGACCGCCAGTAAGATCTTTTGTGGTTGTTCAACCCGATTCGGGGCCGAACCCAATACCCATACCTGTCCGGTTTGTCTGGGGTTGCCCGGCTCTCTGCCGGTTCTCAATAGAAAGGTGGTCGAATATGCCATGCGCATGGCCCTGGCCACCCATTGCACTATTGCCCCTTACAGCTTATTCGCCAGGAAAAATTATTTCTACCCTGATCTGCCCAAGGGGTATCAGATTTCCCAGTATGAATTCCCCCTGGCGGAAAAAGGATGGATCGACATTGAAGCCGACGGCCCGGCCAAAAGGGTCGGAATTACCCGGATCCATATTGAAGAAGATGCCGGGAAGCTGATCCATGATGATATGCGGCCGGTCAGCTATGTGGATTTTAATCGGACGGGGGTTCCTTTAATTGAGATTGTCGGCGAACCCGATTTACGGACCCCCGGAGAGGCCGGAGAATACCTGCGGCGGTTACGGGAGATCTTGCGTTATTTAGAGATCTGCGACGGCAACATGGAAGAGGGCAGTTTCCGTTGTGACGCCAATATTTCTCTCCGCCCTTTAGGCGCTACGGGATTCGGGACCAAGGCCGAGTTGAAAAATATGAACTCCTTCAAACACGTTGAGAATGCCCTGGAATTTGAAATCAGACGACAACGGGCCGTCCTGGATGATGGAGGAGAATGTGTACAGGAAACAAGACTTTGGGATGCAGCCCGGGGGGTAACCCTGTCTATGCGGGGCAAGGAAGAGGCCCATGACTACCGTTATTTCCCGGATCCGGATTTGATTCCCCTGGAAATAAGCGGGGATTGGATCGAAACGGTGCGGAACGGCCTGCCCGAGCTGCCGGAAGCCAAACGCCGCCGTTTTGTCAGCCAATTCGGTCTTCCTGAATATGATGCCCAGGTCTTGACCTCTTCCAAGGGGCTGGCCCATTTTTTTGAAGAATGCCTGAGGCTTCATCCCCAACCGAAAACGCTCAGCAACTGGATCATGGTGGAATTAATCCGGGAATTAAAAAGGGCAGAAAAAGATATCGAGCAATGTCCGGTCTCGGCCGGGAATCTGGCCGCCCTTCTGGATCTGATTCAGGAAGGGGTGATCAGCGGCAAGATCGCTAAAACCGTTTTTGAAGAGATGTTCGAAACCGGTAAGTCTCCTAAAGCCATTGTCGAAGACAGGGGCTTGGTTCAGATGACCGACAGCAGCCAGATCCAGGCCGTTATTGAAGAAATTCTTAAGGCTAATCCGGATAAAATTGTGGAATATAAAAACGGGAAAACCAAGCTTTTGGGATTTTTTGTCGGTGAAGTCATGAAAAAGACCCAGGGCAAGGCCAATCCGAAGATGGTGAATGAGATTTTGAAAGAAAAGTTGGGGCAATGA
- a CDS encoding transposase, giving the protein MNISRLNLSGYPSFITTKTMNNYPFFSNNANAECLVSGLLFGRRNNWLDLVAFVIMPDHLHLIIIPKEKNVSQCLHSIKSFSSKEINKNSQHKGSVWQSSFRDLTLWSEEVVIEKINYIHNNPVRKEMVSDPGNYRYSSANTRYEKELFRSF; this is encoded by the coding sequence ATGAATATTTCCCGATTAAATTTAAGTGGATATCCGTCTTTTATAACAACCAAAACGATGAACAATTATCCTTTTTTCTCGAATAATGCAAATGCTGAATGTTTGGTTTCAGGTCTGCTTTTTGGCCGGAGGAACAACTGGCTTGATCTTGTTGCCTTTGTAATTATGCCTGACCATCTTCATTTGATTATTATTCCAAAAGAGAAAAATGTTTCCCAATGTTTGCACAGTATTAAGAGCTTCTCAAGCAAAGAGATCAACAAAAATAGCCAGCACAAAGGTTCAGTATGGCAATCCAGTTTTAGGGATTTAACGTTATGGTCAGAAGAAGTAGTCATCGAAAAGATAAATTATATTCATAATAATCCGGTTAGAAAAGAAATGGTTTCTGATCCGGGGAATTATCGATATTCATCGGCGAATACAAGATATGAGAAGGAATTGTTTAGATCATTTTAA
- the mtnA gene encoding S-methyl-5-thioribose-1-phosphate isomerase — protein MIKTIEWKNDRVIMIDQRKLPQQETYVHCSNYRQVIKAIKEMVIRGAPAIGVAAAMGLALGAKEIEAENLGAFKVRFNKICLEMGGARPTAVNLFWAIKRMEKVVANGFIQKIDPLKKALIREARNMLTEDIEINKRLGSIGQEVINKGATILTHCNAGALATGGYGTALGVIRAAQEAGKEVRVIADETRPFLQGARLTAWELVKDHIPVTLITDSMAGCLMQKGLIDVVIVGADRIAANGDTANKIGTYSVAVLAREHHIPFYVAAPCSTIDIQIKGGEAIPIEERNEKEVTHLAGKRIAPPGITIMNPAFDVTPHSYISGIITEKGILKPPYRRSIARALEK, from the coding sequence ATGATCAAAACCATTGAATGGAAAAATGATCGGGTCATCATGATCGATCAACGGAAACTCCCCCAGCAGGAGACTTATGTCCATTGTTCCAATTACCGGCAAGTCATCAAGGCCATTAAAGAAATGGTCATCCGGGGGGCCCCGGCTATCGGGGTTGCCGCAGCCATGGGATTGGCTCTGGGGGCCAAAGAAATAGAGGCCGAAAACCTTGGGGCCTTCAAGGTCCGGTTCAATAAAATCTGTCTGGAAATGGGGGGTGCCAGACCTACGGCGGTCAATCTTTTTTGGGCCATTAAGAGGATGGAGAAGGTCGTCGCGAACGGCTTCATTCAAAAAATCGACCCCCTGAAGAAGGCCTTGATCCGTGAGGCCCGGAATATGCTGACCGAGGACATTGAAATCAATAAGCGTTTGGGATCGATAGGCCAGGAAGTCATTAATAAAGGGGCCACCATCCTGACCCACTGCAATGCCGGGGCCTTGGCCACCGGGGGCTATGGAACGGCCCTGGGTGTAATCCGGGCGGCCCAGGAGGCCGGGAAAGAGGTCCGGGTCATTGCCGATGAGACCCGTCCCTTTCTGCAAGGCGCCAGATTAACCGCCTGGGAATTGGTCAAAGATCACATCCCGGTGACCCTGATCACCGATAGTATGGCCGGCTGTCTGATGCAGAAAGGTTTGATTGATGTGGTCATCGTCGGAGCAGACCGGATTGCCGCCAACGGAGATACGGCCAATAAAATCGGAACCTATTCAGTGGCCGTATTGGCCAGGGAGCACCATATCCCTTTTTATGTGGCTGCCCCCTGTTCGACTATAGATATTCAGATTAAAGGCGGTGAGGCCATCCCTATTGAGGAACGGAATGAAAAAGAGGTTACGCATCTGGCCGGCAAGAGGATAGCCCCGCCGGGGATCACCATCATGAATCCGGCCTTTGATGTAACCCCCCATTCTTATATTTCCGGTATCATTACCGAGAAGGGGATATTGAAACCTCCCTACCGGCGCAGTATCGCCAGGGCGTTGGAAAAATGA
- the rfaE1 gene encoding D-glycero-beta-D-manno-heptose-7-phosphate kinase, which yields MVKAIQSFPKNKVLVVGDIMMDEFLWGEVSRISPEAPVPIVKVEKETFLLGGAANVVNNLLGLKGQVLLAGVIGSDSMGRRLIRKLQSLGTTTEGIVVEEGRPTAIKTRVIAHHQQVVRVDREKVGPILPETLRAILNIIRKNISQIRGIIVSDYGKGVVSQELMIGLKKIAGKNAIPVLVDPKPHNMGWYDQVTVITPNHLEAEMAVGKKIESKEDLLWAGRYLLKKTKCESVLITRGREGMTLFLKNKKVEHIPTVAQKVFDVTGAGDTVIATLILSLVSGVNMIQACKMANFAAGIVVGEVGTAAVKAGDLIRVLKEAVK from the coding sequence ATGGTGAAGGCCATCCAGTCCTTCCCCAAAAACAAGGTCCTGGTGGTCGGCGATATTATGATGGATGAATTTCTTTGGGGAGAAGTTTCCCGCATCTCTCCCGAGGCCCCGGTTCCAATCGTTAAGGTGGAGAAGGAAACTTTTCTATTGGGAGGGGCGGCCAATGTGGTGAATAATTTATTGGGGCTTAAAGGCCAGGTTTTATTAGCCGGGGTCATCGGTTCCGACAGCATGGGCCGAAGACTGATCCGGAAACTTCAATCGTTGGGTACGACTACCGAAGGTATCGTGGTCGAAGAAGGAAGGCCGACGGCCATTAAAACCCGGGTTATTGCCCATCATCAGCAGGTGGTCCGGGTAGACCGGGAAAAAGTCGGTCCTATTCTCCCCGAAACTCTAAGAGCTATTCTGAACATTATCAGAAAAAATATTTCCCAAATTCGGGGGATCATCGTTTCCGATTATGGGAAAGGGGTGGTTTCCCAGGAACTGATGATCGGTTTGAAAAAGATCGCCGGGAAAAATGCCATTCCCGTTTTGGTGGATCCAAAACCCCACAACATGGGCTGGTATGATCAGGTTACGGTGATCACCCCCAATCACCTTGAGGCCGAGATGGCCGTAGGAAAAAAGATCGAATCCAAGGAAGATCTCCTTTGGGCGGGAAGGTATCTTCTGAAAAAAACAAAATGTGAATCGGTCCTGATCACCAGGGGGCGCGAAGGCATGACCCTTTTTTTAAAAAACAAGAAGGTTGAGCATATCCCCACGGTGGCCCAAAAGGTATTTGATGTAACCGGGGCCGGGGATACGGTTATTGCTACACTTATTCTTTCACTGGTTTCGGGGGTGAATATGATCCAGGCTTGTAAGATGGCCAATTTTGCAGCGGGTATTGTAGTAGGAGAAGTGGGGACCGCTGCCGTTAAGGCCGGGGATTTGATCAGGGTTTTGAAGGAAGCGGTTAAATAG
- a CDS encoding SDR family oxidoreductase: protein MANYLVTGGAGFIGSHIAEALLKEGHLVRVLDNFSTGHRRNLQEIQAASPSSLEIIEGDVQDRKACDQAVSGMDFVFHEAAQISVPKSVDDPESTQAVNIQGTLNVLLACKKAGIQRVVLASSTAVYGDSPLEEKTPKPKRESMTPNPLSPYALSKLVGEYYCRLFSRLYDQQAVALRYFNVFGPRQDPNSEYAAVIPKFIERLLQDSPAIIYGDGKQSRDFVFVGDVVQANLKACRQAGIEGEVFNVASGRSYTLLQLLGHLQKIIQSAQEPVFAPARAGDIRYSKADIQKARKTLGFQPGVGLRQGLKATVEYMKKAQGVRREA, encoded by the coding sequence ATGGCCAATTATTTAGTCACCGGCGGGGCGGGATTCATCGGGTCCCATATTGCCGAAGCGCTTTTAAAAGAAGGGCATCTGGTTCGGGTCCTGGATAACTTTTCAACCGGTCATCGGAGAAATCTCCAGGAAATTCAGGCCGCTTCTCCATCGAGTCTGGAAATTATCGAAGGGGATGTACAAGACCGGAAGGCCTGCGATCAGGCGGTTTCCGGAATGGACTTTGTTTTTCATGAAGCGGCCCAGATTTCCGTGCCCAAATCGGTTGATGACCCGGAAAGCACTCAGGCGGTCAATATTCAGGGAACGTTGAATGTGCTGCTGGCCTGCAAAAAAGCCGGGATTCAAAGGGTGGTTTTGGCCAGTTCGACGGCTGTTTACGGGGACAGTCCCCTGGAAGAAAAAACGCCTAAACCTAAACGGGAATCTATGACCCCCAATCCCCTTTCCCCCTATGCCTTAAGCAAATTAGTGGGCGAATATTATTGCCGCCTTTTCTCCAGACTCTATGACCAGCAGGCCGTGGCCTTGCGCTATTTTAATGTCTTTGGACCGAGACAGGACCCCAATTCGGAATATGCCGCCGTGATCCCCAAATTTATTGAACGCCTCCTCCAGGACAGCCCGGCGATAATCTATGGAGATGGAAAGCAATCCAGGGATTTCGTTTTTGTCGGGGATGTGGTCCAGGCCAATCTTAAGGCCTGCCGTCAGGCCGGGATCGAAGGAGAGGTTTTTAATGTGGCTTCCGGGCGGTCGTATACCCTTTTACAATTATTGGGGCACTTACAAAAAATTATTCAATCCGCCCAGGAACCGGTTTTTGCACCGGCCAGAGCGGGCGACATCCGGTATTCCAAGGCGGACATTCAAAAGGCCAGAAAAACGCTGGGTTTTCAACCGGGGGTGGGGCTTCGTCAAGGCTTGAAAGCGACCGTTGAATATATGAAAAAGGCGCAAGGCGTGAGGCGTGAGGCGTGA
- a CDS encoding UDP-glucose/GDP-mannose dehydrogenase family protein, with amino-acid sequence MNICVIGVGYVGLVTGACFAEFGIRVTCVDNDQEKIKRLKHGKIPIYEPGLEEMVAKNVKENRLSFTGNLEEGVRQSLVIFIAVGTPSDSQGKADLRYVKEVAQAIGRTMDGYKLIVTKSTVPVGTGKIIHGIIRKNQKEKLPFDIVSNPEFLREGSAIEDFLRPNRVVIGAESDQAIAIMKDLYSPLYLIETPFVITTVETAEMIKYASNAFLATKISFINEMANLCEKVGADVHQVAKGMGLDHRIGAKFLHPGPGFGGSCFPKDTSALAQLADSLGYDFEIVKSVIRVNQRQKQRMVEKILQAVGPVKGKTLGILGLTFKQNTNDIREAPALYIIKKLESLGARIRAYDPAGMDEGRKILKKVLFQENLYDVGKGADALILVTEWNPFRTIDWDKMKSLLKQPVVIDLKNMYEPVKMHQLGLRYYCVGRPAVE; translated from the coding sequence GTGAATATTTGTGTTATCGGAGTGGGCTATGTGGGATTGGTTACCGGGGCCTGTTTTGCGGAGTTCGGGATACGGGTAACTTGCGTGGACAACGACCAGGAAAAGATCAAACGTCTTAAACATGGGAAGATCCCCATTTATGAGCCCGGTCTGGAAGAAATGGTTGCCAAGAATGTAAAAGAGAATCGCCTTTCTTTTACCGGTAATTTGGAAGAAGGGGTCAGACAGTCTTTGGTTATCTTTATCGCCGTAGGCACCCCTTCCGATTCGCAGGGGAAAGCGGATTTGCGTTACGTCAAAGAAGTGGCCCAGGCCATCGGCCGGACCATGGACGGCTATAAATTGATTGTGACCAAGAGTACCGTCCCGGTGGGGACCGGTAAGATCATCCATGGAATTATCCGCAAGAATCAAAAAGAAAAATTGCCCTTTGACATTGTGTCTAACCCGGAGTTTTTGCGGGAAGGGTCGGCCATTGAGGATTTTTTAAGGCCCAACCGGGTGGTGATCGGGGCCGAAAGCGATCAGGCCATAGCCATCATGAAAGATCTCTACTCCCCGCTCTATCTCATTGAGACCCCTTTTGTGATTACCACGGTGGAAACGGCTGAAATGATCAAATACGCTTCCAATGCCTTTCTGGCCACCAAAATATCCTTCATCAATGAGATGGCCAATCTTTGCGAAAAAGTGGGGGCTGATGTCCACCAGGTGGCCAAGGGGATGGGTCTGGACCACCGGATCGGCGCAAAGTTTTTGCACCCCGGTCCGGGATTCGGGGGATCTTGTTTCCCCAAAGATACTTCCGCCTTGGCGCAACTGGCCGATTCCCTCGGCTATGATTTTGAGATCGTCAAGTCGGTCATCCGGGTCAATCAACGTCAAAAGCAGAGGATGGTCGAAAAGATCCTTCAGGCCGTCGGTCCGGTTAAAGGGAAAACCCTGGGGATTTTGGGCCTCACCTTTAAACAAAATACCAACGACATTCGGGAGGCCCCGGCCCTTTACATCATCAAAAAACTGGAATCTTTGGGGGCCCGGATCAGGGCCTATGATCCGGCCGGTATGGACGAAGGCCGAAAGATATTAAAGAAGGTTCTCTTCCAGGAGAACCTGTACGATGTTGGAAAGGGAGCCGATGCCTTGATCCTGGTTACAGAATGGAACCCTTTTCGGACCATTGACTGGGACAAGATGAAATCCCTGCTGAAACAACCGGTAGTCATCGATTTGAAAAATATGTATGAACCGGTCAAGATGCATCAATTAGGGTTAAGATACTATTGCGTAGGCAGACCTGCTGTTGAGTAA
- a CDS encoding DUF4416 family protein, producing MSKPKEPLPAKLLIALIYKERAAAQSGWMAIEKTWGALDFLSEVRPFDYTGYYEQEMGRPLYRRWATFRELVPQDRLAEIKWQALDLEKQWLCDEKRRLNLDPGLLTAERLVLATGKNYSHRIYLGKGIFGDLTLVFTKGSYQPLPWTYPDYRDEPSIWMFNKIREKYLKEIADCGMRN from the coding sequence TTGAGTAAACCTAAAGAACCTTTACCGGCGAAACTCCTTATCGCCCTCATCTATAAGGAAAGGGCAGCGGCCCAGTCCGGGTGGATGGCCATTGAAAAAACCTGGGGGGCCCTGGATTTTCTTTCCGAGGTGAGGCCCTTCGATTATACCGGCTACTATGAACAAGAGATGGGCCGTCCGTTATATCGCCGCTGGGCCACCTTCCGGGAACTGGTCCCTCAAGACCGTTTGGCGGAAATTAAATGGCAGGCCCTGGATTTGGAAAAGCAGTGGCTTTGCGACGAGAAGCGCCGGTTGAATCTCGATCCAGGGTTGTTAACGGCCGAAAGGCTGGTCCTGGCCACCGGAAAGAATTACAGCCATCGTATTTATCTCGGAAAAGGAATCTTTGGGGATTTGACCCTGGTTTTTACTAAAGGGAGCTATCAGCCCTTGCCCTGGACCTATCCGGATTATCGAGATGAACCGTCTATCTGGATGTTTAATAAGATCAGAGAAAAATATTTGAAAGAAATTGCGGATTGCGGAATGCGGAATTAA
- a CDS encoding YicC family protein, with translation MIKSMTGFAQLVFSDKDLQITLAVRTYNNRFLDINLRLNNAFYPLEDRIKTYIASRISRGRVEISIQLASQEKIRNGNIGLNWPLARAYHGLLTELKEKLKIPGPVDLGHLLSLKDVVVYQEGAFSEETLWKKLSSPLKKVFDSLQKMRSEEGRNLGRDLLERLGSVQKVADQISLKIPLVVGAYQGRLKDRIEKLAKGVEVDPIRLAQEVAILADRSDISEELIRLGSHIKQFKALFKELQPVGKKMEFLLQEMNRETNTIGSKSIDSEISHHVVSIKAELEKLREQVQNIE, from the coding sequence ATGATTAAAAGCATGACGGGATTTGCCCAATTGGTGTTTTCGGATAAGGACCTGCAGATTACCCTGGCGGTCCGGACCTATAATAACCGTTTTTTGGATATCAATTTGAGGTTGAATAATGCCTTTTATCCTTTAGAAGACCGGATCAAGACCTACATCGCCTCCCGAATCTCGAGAGGTCGTGTGGAGATTTCCATCCAGTTGGCCTCTCAGGAAAAAATCCGGAACGGAAACATAGGCCTTAATTGGCCCCTGGCTAGGGCCTATCACGGTTTATTGACCGAATTAAAAGAAAAGTTGAAAATTCCCGGCCCGGTAGATCTGGGCCATCTTCTTTCCCTGAAAGACGTGGTCGTTTACCAGGAGGGCGCCTTTTCCGAAGAAACCCTTTGGAAAAAACTCTCCTCCCCGTTAAAAAAGGTTTTCGATTCTCTTCAAAAAATGCGTAGCGAAGAAGGCCGGAATCTGGGCCGGGATTTGTTAGAGCGCCTTGGATCGGTTCAAAAGGTGGCTGACCAAATCTCCCTAAAAATTCCTTTGGTCGTCGGAGCCTATCAGGGCCGCCTGAAGGATCGAATCGAGAAGCTGGCTAAAGGAGTGGAGGTGGACCCCATCCGTCTGGCCCAGGAGGTGGCTATTTTGGCCGACCGCTCGGATATTTCGGAAGAGCTGATCCGACTGGGCAGTCATATTAAACAATTTAAGGCCCTGTTTAAAGAACTGCAACCTGTGGGGAAAAAGATGGAATTCCTCCTGCAGGAAATGAACCGGGAAACAAACACCATCGGATCGAAAAGTATAGATAGCGAGATTTCCCATCACGTCGTGTCGATCAAGGCCGAACTGGAAAAATTGCGGGAACAAGTTCAGAATATTGAATAA
- a CDS encoding DUF370 domain-containing protein, giving the protein MDPKLLNIGFGNSVVSDRVVAILTPTSSPMKRLREEARDGKRLIDATQGRKTRSIIVTDSNHVILSSSLAETIAQRYSSDGAGKEDESKNSK; this is encoded by the coding sequence ATGGACCCAAAATTGTTGAACATCGGTTTTGGTAATTCGGTCGTTTCGGACCGGGTAGTTGCCATATTAACCCCCACCTCTTCCCCCATGAAACGATTAAGGGAGGAGGCACGGGATGGAAAACGATTGATCGACGCTACGCAGGGCCGGAAAACCCGCTCCATCATCGTCACCGACAGCAACCATGTGATTCTCTCGTCCAGTCTGGCCGAGACTATCGCCCAGAGGTACAGTTCCGACGGGGCCGGGAAAGAAGATGAGTCTAAAAATTCAAAATAA